In one window of Paenibacillus antri DNA:
- a CDS encoding D-alanyl-D-alanine carboxypeptidase family protein codes for MLRKRTVRAVFILLCALFVQGLILSPQKVEAESDNVDLGLNVKSAILMELTTGQIIYGLNENEPRPPASMAKMMTEYLVMRQIETGKISWDDMVMTSKNAADAIGSGQLMAEGQTYPLRKVFELLSIYSGNDAAIALAEHISGTQDGFAKLMNETAKELGMSEGARFINSTGLERDDMVEEPAIEGETLMSAKDAAILARAIITEYPEVLEFTKIPQLKFEETDAEPMVNWNWMVEGNKDSVSLQQFAYEGLDGLKTGNTNSAGYCFTGTAEQDGMRLVSVVMGADSISARFNETRKLLDYGFNNFEVKTILSAKTELPDLPSIQIRNAVNREAPVLIGEGLVVVGRKGEEGTRTTKYQLFEESKLVAPLQAGAQVGSVTVTYQGSDYEVPLVVAEDVEQAGWFQMMLRGMGDFFSNLFSGITGLIG; via the coding sequence ATGTTACGGAAACGTACCGTTCGAGCTGTCTTCATATTATTATGCGCCTTGTTTGTTCAAGGCTTAATATTATCTCCCCAGAAGGTAGAAGCGGAGAGTGATAATGTTGACCTTGGTTTAAACGTGAAGTCCGCCATTTTGATGGAACTGACGACAGGACAAATCATATATGGTCTTAACGAGAATGAACCGCGACCTCCTGCGAGTATGGCCAAGATGATGACAGAGTACTTGGTTATGAGACAGATTGAGACCGGGAAGATCAGCTGGGATGACATGGTGATGACGTCGAAGAACGCAGCGGATGCGATCGGTTCGGGACAGCTAATGGCGGAAGGACAGACCTACCCTCTTCGCAAAGTGTTCGAGTTACTATCCATTTATTCCGGCAACGACGCCGCTATTGCGTTGGCAGAACATATTTCAGGGACACAGGACGGATTTGCGAAACTGATGAACGAGACGGCGAAAGAGCTTGGCATGTCGGAAGGTGCTCGTTTTATTAACTCCACGGGTTTGGAGAGAGACGACATGGTCGAAGAACCTGCCATCGAGGGTGAAACGCTCATGTCCGCCAAGGATGCGGCTATTCTCGCGAGAGCGATTATTACGGAATATCCGGAAGTGCTCGAATTTACAAAGATCCCACAACTGAAGTTCGAAGAAACCGACGCTGAGCCGATGGTCAATTGGAATTGGATGGTCGAAGGAAATAAGGATAGCGTGAGCTTACAACAATTTGCATATGAAGGGCTTGACGGGTTGAAAACCGGCAATACAAATTCGGCCGGTTACTGCTTTACAGGTACGGCGGAGCAGGATGGTATGCGTCTTGTGAGTGTCGTGATGGGCGCGGATTCGATAAGCGCACGGTTTAACGAAACTAGAAAACTGCTTGACTATGGGTTTAACAATTTTGAAGTTAAAACAATTCTTTCGGCAAAGACAGAATTACCCGACCTCCCATCGATTCAGATTCGCAATGCAGTGAATCGGGAAGCCCCGGTCTTGATTGGCGAAGGGCTTGTCGTTGTGGGTAGGAAGGGTGAAGAGGGCACGAGGACGACGAAATATCAACTGTTCGAAGAGTCGAAGTTGGTTGCCCCTCTTCAAGCTGGGGCTCAAGTGGGTAGCGTAACGGTAACCTATCAAGGCAGCGATTATGAGGTCCCGCTCGTTGTAGCGGAGGACGTGGAACAAGCCGGATGGTTCCAAATGATGCTGCGTGGTATGGGGGACTTTTTCTCAAATCTGTTCTCCGGCATCACGGGCTTGATCGGATAA
- a CDS encoding BlaI/MecI/CopY family transcriptional regulator: MTVKRVNVKEEGLNVFFGPLEAKIMELIWRKGGYSAKEMQMELSAENPISFNAVMTVMNRLSLKGYLKKQKKGSGRGRASIFFPVQNKDEFILEQTRSITQGLMNEYGEYVVPHMLDALEQADPELITKLEEKLSSLKSRSSK, translated from the coding sequence TTGACCGTAAAAAGAGTAAACGTAAAAGAAGAAGGGTTAAATGTTTTTTTCGGTCCCTTGGAAGCAAAAATTATGGAACTGATCTGGAGAAAAGGGGGGTATTCGGCGAAGGAAATGCAGATGGAATTAAGCGCTGAAAACCCCATCTCTTTTAATGCGGTAATGACTGTCATGAATCGCCTTTCATTGAAAGGATATTTGAAAAAGCAAAAAAAAGGTAGCGGTCGAGGACGAGCTTCAATTTTTTTCCCAGTACAAAATAAAGATGAGTTTATTCTGGAACAAACAAGGTCCATTACGCAAGGTCTGATGAACGAATATGGAGAATATGTCGTGCCTCACATGCTTGATGCATTAGAACAGGCAGATCCGGAATTGATTACAAAATTAGAGGAAAAGCTATCGTCGCTGAAAAGCAGGTCTTCCAAATGA
- the asnB gene encoding asparagine synthase (glutamine-hydrolyzing) — MCGIVGLMYFGEGKAETEVLGNMTETIMHRGPDDVAYHFDGQIGLGFRRLSIIDIDEGRQPCSNEDGTVWLVFNGEIYNYKELRSMLIEKGHRFSTQSDSETIVHLYEEYGGDCVDYLRGMFAFAIWDSRTRTLFAARDHFGIKPFYYVLDQEGFVFASEIKALIASGRVNKTVRMESLVAYLTFQYVPQPNTMFSNVHQLQAGHCMRVDSDGRVQVSKYWSPIFEPSERSMNDYIEDIRESLRNSVEFHMQSDVLRGCFLSSGIDSSAIAAHMNSFESIRTFSVGFEGSNNETVIAGKTASVLGTDHYDHIISEEEYFGSVRKTVWHQDDPVADPAAVALYHVARLAKEHVTVVLSGEGADELFGGYRIYREPNSLRALSWLPSEWKQMMKNILTSAPWSFTGKNYLIRAFTPLEQRFFGNANIFHEDAKQDLLTNWEIWFHKVGRPSDITKKIYQESVHHDSVTRMQLIDLNLWLTGDILMKADKMTMAHSLELRVPFLDKEVFEAAKRIPAHYRIAKGTTKLAFRKAMEGVVPDFVVNRPKLGFPVPLRDWLRNKERMSVIREQLLMPSMARYFHLPYIDRMVQDHLTGRGDFSRKLWVLYIFSLWHEMYIEH, encoded by the coding sequence ATGTGCGGGATTGTAGGGCTGATGTATTTTGGTGAAGGGAAAGCAGAAACGGAAGTATTGGGAAACATGACAGAAACCATTATGCATCGGGGACCGGATGACGTGGCTTATCACTTCGATGGTCAGATCGGCTTAGGGTTCCGAAGGTTGTCGATCATAGATATTGACGAAGGGCGCCAGCCTTGCTCGAATGAGGATGGAACAGTCTGGTTGGTTTTTAACGGAGAAATTTATAATTACAAAGAGTTAAGGAGTATGTTGATCGAGAAGGGACACCGGTTTTCTACCCAGTCCGATTCCGAAACGATTGTACATCTTTATGAAGAGTATGGGGGAGACTGTGTCGATTATTTGAGAGGTATGTTTGCTTTTGCGATTTGGGATTCTCGAACACGAACATTATTTGCTGCACGTGATCATTTCGGGATAAAACCATTTTATTATGTTTTAGATCAAGAGGGGTTCGTTTTTGCTTCCGAAATCAAAGCACTCATTGCTAGCGGGAGAGTGAACAAAACAGTAAGAATGGAAAGCTTGGTTGCGTATTTGACCTTCCAATATGTCCCTCAGCCCAACACAATGTTTTCGAACGTGCATCAATTGCAGGCAGGGCATTGTATGCGAGTAGATTCTGATGGGAGGGTACAAGTAAGTAAATACTGGTCACCCATTTTTGAACCATCCGAACGATCCATGAACGACTATATCGAAGATATTCGTGAGTCTTTGCGCAATTCCGTTGAATTTCATATGCAAAGCGACGTACTTCGAGGCTGCTTTTTATCTAGCGGCATCGATTCTTCAGCGATAGCGGCCCATATGAATTCCTTCGAGTCGATTCGAACCTTTTCTGTAGGATTTGAGGGCTCGAACAATGAGACCGTTATTGCAGGAAAAACAGCTTCCGTATTGGGGACAGATCACTACGATCACATTATTTCAGAAGAAGAGTATTTCGGAAGTGTAAGAAAGACAGTTTGGCACCAAGACGATCCGGTGGCGGACCCGGCCGCTGTCGCACTGTACCATGTAGCTCGCTTGGCTAAAGAGCATGTCACTGTTGTCCTATCGGGTGAGGGTGCCGATGAATTGTTCGGCGGGTATCGCATTTACCGAGAGCCGAACTCTTTGCGAGCGTTAAGTTGGCTTCCTTCGGAGTGGAAACAAATGATGAAGAACATCCTAACCAGTGCGCCATGGTCGTTTACAGGGAAAAACTATTTAATAAGAGCGTTTACGCCTCTTGAACAGCGCTTTTTTGGCAATGCGAATATTTTTCATGAAGATGCGAAGCAGGATTTACTTACGAATTGGGAGATATGGTTTCATAAAGTGGGAAGGCCAAGCGATATTACGAAAAAAATTTACCAAGAATCGGTTCACCATGATTCGGTTACCCGGATGCAGCTCATTGACTTGAACTTATGGTTAACCGGGGACATCCTGATGAAAGCCGATAAAATGACCATGGCACACTCGCTAGAATTACGAGTCCCCTTCCTTGATAAAGAAGTGTTTGAGGCAGCTAAACGAATACCGGCTCACTACCGGATTGCGAAAGGGACAACAAAGTTAGCTTTTCGAAAGGCAATGGAAGGTGTAGTACCGGATTTTGTAGTGAATCGCCCCAAACTGGGCTTCCCGGTTCCGCTCCGAGATTGGCTTCGTAACAAAGAAAGGATGTCCGTCATCCGTGAGCAATTACTAATGCCTTCCATGGCGCGGTATTTCCATCTTCCGTACATTGACCGCATGGTGCAGGATCACTTAACCGGTCGAGGGGACTTTTCCAGAAAACTGTGGGTGTTATACATTTTTAGTCTCTGGCATGAAATGTACATCGAGCATTAA
- a CDS encoding M56 family metallopeptidase, with product MRRFAGYRVTFISVVILGFFLLSQMILFIVHQIWDVDAGWNIVQYCLTAVQGLLQRPIVTAVLFDIFIAYTFAKMGIRLYRQWKQHRSWLYDLRFAEDCLLTEKIRKQFSNDSLVVVKHQTWFAFVFGMWKPKIALSSAMVSNLSEEELKAVIFHEVYHSNRFHPVKLLIVTLFAEGFSYLPIFRQVQHYYKCWTEIEADRYALDQTGDLQSLGSALLKMIRCNEENDSLPSAVHFADYAVNYRIKHLLVPEEPIRIRAVSRRAFTVSCIGILVMMNGMIGGCLS from the coding sequence ATGAGGCGGTTTGCGGGTTACAGAGTAACTTTCATTAGTGTTGTTATACTAGGCTTTTTCCTTTTATCACAGATGATTTTATTTATCGTTCATCAAATATGGGATGTAGATGCAGGATGGAATATTGTACAGTATTGCTTAACTGCTGTTCAGGGGTTACTTCAGCGGCCAATCGTAACCGCAGTGTTGTTTGATATCTTTATAGCTTATACGTTCGCTAAAATGGGTATACGCCTGTACAGACAATGGAAGCAACATAGGAGTTGGCTATATGATCTGAGGTTCGCGGAAGATTGTCTTTTAACGGAGAAAATAAGGAAACAGTTCAGCAACGATAGCCTTGTTGTCGTTAAACATCAAACGTGGTTTGCCTTTGTATTTGGAATGTGGAAACCCAAAATTGCGCTATCGTCAGCGATGGTATCAAATTTATCAGAAGAAGAATTGAAAGCTGTTATTTTTCACGAGGTGTATCACAGCAATAGGTTCCACCCTGTAAAGTTACTCATAGTTACATTATTTGCCGAAGGCTTCTCCTATTTGCCCATATTTCGGCAAGTTCAGCATTACTATAAGTGCTGGACGGAAATCGAAGCCGACCGTTATGCACTTGATCAGACGGGTGACTTACAGTCGTTAGGAAGCGCTTTGTTGAAGATGATACGCTGTAACGAAGAAAACGATTCATTACCCTCCGCCGTACATTTTGCGGATTATGCAGTGAATTATAGAATTAAGCACTTATTGGTACCTGAAGAACCGATTCGAATTAGAGCGGTTAGCAGAAGGGCCTTCACGGTGTCGTGTATTGGCATCCTGGTCATGATGAACGGGATGATCGGTGGGTGTTTATCATAA
- a CDS encoding glutamate ligase domain-containing protein, with amino-acid sequence MKPIIHFREQGEPYTLHLPIPGHYNVWNSIGAVLLARRRGIPYDTIAEAIASFPGVPGRFQKFEHPSGAVVVVDYAHTPDGLLQCLETIRAMKPKRILHIFGFRGNKDDSKWGVMLNISNRYCGKTILTFDDRNGVPKEKILQSYQSFSGRCEVIEDRTMAISHAWEVVKKGDWIVITGKGPEPYTEPFILSTSSDIETIRVLSERVTPQNKL; translated from the coding sequence ATGAAACCGATAATTCATTTTCGCGAACAAGGGGAACCATATACGCTCCATTTGCCGATTCCGGGGCATTATAACGTATGGAATTCGATCGGAGCCGTTCTGCTGGCGAGACGCAGGGGAATTCCATATGATACAATCGCCGAAGCAATCGCCTCTTTTCCCGGTGTCCCGGGGCGTTTTCAAAAGTTTGAACATCCTTCCGGAGCAGTGGTCGTTGTTGACTATGCACATACTCCCGATGGGTTGCTCCAGTGCCTTGAGACAATACGAGCGATGAAACCTAAACGGATCTTACACATATTTGGGTTTCGCGGAAACAAGGACGATTCGAAGTGGGGCGTCATGCTGAACATCTCGAATCGTTATTGTGGTAAGACAATTCTTACATTTGACGACCGTAATGGCGTTCCCAAGGAGAAGATTCTACAAAGTTACCAAAGCTTTAGTGGACGTTGCGAAGTCATTGAAGATCGCACGATGGCCATCTCCCATGCGTGGGAGGTTGTCAAGAAAGGAGATTGGATCGTGATTACGGGAAAAGGACCGGAGCCATACACGGAACCATTCATATTATCGACTTCCTCGGATATCGAAACCATTCGTGTGCTTAGTGAGAGAGTGACACCCCAAAATAAATTATGA